The segment GGCAACTTTAACTGCCAATTCGTAATCAAGCCCGTACTTAGGGCCAAGAGCCTCCAGCACAGCCTGAGAACAGTTCCAGTGCGTCAAGAAGCGGTTCTTGGCCCACTCCGCCAGCTCGGCATCCTCCTTGGGGGGTCTCACAGCCGGCTTTTTAGCTATAGCCATGTCTGTATGGCCAGCCAGGGCCAAGGCTGTGCAACAGCCGCTTACCTTAAGGAAACTGCGCCTAACTCGTCCAGTTACTTCCGTATCCCCTTTTCTTTTTCATTTTTTACCTCCTTCTGTTTATTTAAAACATAATACTTACTGAGCCCTCCGAATCCGGACCTTGCGTTCGTTATAGGCATTACCACCACAAACAGGGTCAATCTGGCTGTCAATCAGGCTGTTCAAGTGGGTCCCCTTCCCGTATCCTACAGAGAGATAGGGAGACCATCTGCCGAAACCGTGGTCGTGCCGTGCACAGGCAACCCCGGGTTTAACCCCTTCAATCACACGGACTCGTATGACGGCGCTGCCGTGGGGGGACTCGAGGACCACCATATCGCCATCCTCGACACCATACTTCCGTGCGTCTACAGGGTTGATCTCAACCCAGTTTTCACCCACGATCTCCATGAGGTAGGGGTTGTTCTGGGTCAGTATATTACTATGCATGGACAGCTTGGATGTGATTAACTGCAGGGGGTAGTCATCATCGGGAATCACGCTGTGTTCCCGGAACTCCGGGAGCGGGTTCAAACCGTTTTCCTCGAAGTTCTTTGACCATATCTCTATTTTTTTTGAAGGAGTTGGAAAGCCGTTCTCTTTAAATTTATAATATCTGTTTTCCCCGGTCCAGATACCCTTTTTCCTGAATTCCTCCAGGGAAACCGGAAGACCCTGAACAACAACTTCCGCCCAATCCTCCCATGTCTCGTAAGCAAAAAACTCTCCGTATCCCATCTTCCGCGCAATCCCCTTCACTATTTCATACATCGGTTTACTCTCACCCACGGGGTCAACAACTGGCTGGCACAGGATGGCCTGGGGGGCCTTGTAAAGGCCCTGTCTTATCTCCGCCCTCTCATAGAAAGAGGCATCGGGGAGCACAAGATCTGATTCCAAGGCCGTCTCGCTCATAAAAAGGTCGATGGTTACGGCAAAATCCAACTTCCTGAACATCTCCTTGATAAGTTCGGTATTGGGATCACTCATCACAATGTTCAGGGAATGGAGGAACAGGAACTTGACCGGGTATGGATCACCCTGTATTACAGCCTTTGGCAGGGCTCCGGTGGGGAGGTCGGGGGCAAGGGGATATCCCATAGCAACATGCAGGGGAGGTTTGCCGGGTTTGGCCATTGCTTCCTCAGGGATTATAACCGGCGGACCTACAGGTGCCCAGTCCTTGAGATTGAGGTTGCCGGGACCGTCTATGTTCCCCGTAAGTACATTCAGAAGGTATATACTCCTGCAGGCGTCGGCACCATTGGTATAGTTGCCCGGACCCTTGAATGTTTCGACAATCGCCGGTTTGTTTATAGACAGTTCCCTGGCTAACCGGCGAATAGTATCGGCCGGGACATCGGTGATTTTTTCCGCCCACTCAGGCGAATAACCTTTTTCCTTCAGATGCCCGCTGAATTCATCGAACCCGCTGGTCCATTCATCTACAAAAGGCTTGTCGTAGAGGTTTTCTTCTATAATCGTATAACACATAGCCAGTGCCATTGCCCCGTCGGTGCCCGGCTTAATCGGTATCCATTCATCTGCGTGTTCTGCAGTCTGAGTGAACTTGGGGTCCACAACCACCAGTTTTGCACCTTTCCCCAGGGCATTGCAAAGCGCACGATTTTCCCACAGGGCCTCGATGGCCTCAAAGGGGTTGATGC is part of the bacterium BMS3Abin08 genome and harbors:
- the psrA gene encoding polysulfide reductase chain A precursor, which translates into the protein MSAAGLTSSIAEIKGAKKVPSFCYMCPWTCPSEVYVKDGKIVYVKGLDGLPNFGSRCAKGAASFQVVEDPDRLKYPMKRISPKGTEPKFERISWDEAFTLIAEKLAEVKEKYGPETVVSLYHHDPNSVFLQILLTQLYGTPNFYGHTAGCEQARRMATLTVFGHVFPMLDFEDSRYIMLWGINPFEAIEALWENRALCNALGKGAKLVVVDPKFTQTAEHADEWIPIKPGTDGAMALAMCYTIIEENLYDKPFVDEWTSGFDEFSGHLKEKGYSPEWAEKITDVPADTIRRLARELSINKPAIVETFKGPGNYTNGADACRSIYLLNVLTGNIDGPGNLNLKDWAPVGPPVIIPEEAMAKPGKPPLHVAMGYPLAPDLPTGALPKAVIQGDPYPVKFLFLHSLNIVMSDPNTELIKEMFRKLDFAVTIDLFMSETALESDLVLPDASFYERAEIRQGLYKAPQAILCQPVVDPVGESKPMYEIVKGIARKMGYGEFFAYETWEDWAEVVVQGLPVSLEEFRKKGIWTGENRYYKFKENGFPTPSKKIEIWSKNFEENGLNPLPEFREHSVIPDDDYPLQLITSKLSMHSNILTQNNPYLMEIVGENWVEINPVDARKYGVEDGDMVVLESPHGSAVIRVRVIEGVKPGVACARHDHGFGRWSPYLSVGYGKGTHLNSLIDSQIDPVCGGNAYNERKVRIRRAQ